In the genome of Lactuca sativa cultivar Salinas chromosome 3, Lsat_Salinas_v11, whole genome shotgun sequence, the window AAAATTCAACCTTTTTATGAAAACTTCTTCTAATCTAATGATTAAATATAACGCGTGTGTTtcaagttttgaaaaattcaagtaAGGTTGCTTATAAAGATTTCACCTTTCACATATAAAGTATAAACACCACCACTACATTACCAATTTACCATTACCATTACCCAACCTGCCCAAACTAAACTGCCCGAACTGCCCGAACATGAAtaggataaaaataaaaaataatacctTGAAAGCAGCTGCATATGCAGCTTGTAGATTTGACATTCCTTCAAATGGTAATTTGTTGTGTATAAGCTCCCATAAAACAATGGCAAAACTGTATGCATCTACTTTATGGTTATAATGCTTCTTTTCTCCATGCCTTAATGTCACAGTGCTATAAAGCTGCACTTTGTAttacatattttttaaacatcaaatgttagtaaaaaaaaatagaaaagtaattataatttataaattataaattattaaattacCTCTGGAGCCATCCATCTATATGTTCCAGTTTCTGCTGTCATCATCTCTGTTAATGATTCTTCTCTTGCTAAACCAAAATCAGCAAGTTTTACAGATTTGTGGTCTGACGTAAGCAgcaaattttctgaaaaaaaatatatataaatgatttttatcgatccaaataaaaaaaataaaaatatatatttcgaaTTCTAATTTCTAACTATAAAACAAACGATGAAATGAAGATTTACCAGGTTTTAAGTCGCGATGAATGATCCCATGAGAGTGTAAACATTCCATTGCACGAGCAATATCAAGAGCAAATCCAATAGCGACACGTGTCTCCAACCCATTGGGTCGCATATTCACTAAGTATTTTCTCAAAGTTCCACCGGTAAGAAGCTCGGTGACTACCACCATGACTGGTTCCTTGCAAGCTCCTATGAACTAATACAAAACAAGAttcgattttttttaattcttatcAATAATATAGCATTATCCAATATCCATAGTCTATTTAATGATATTAAAAGTGTACCTTTACTAAATTCTTGTGTTGCACTTTTGATAACATTGCGACTTCTCTCACAAAACGACCTTCTATCTTCGCTATCTCCTCTGGCGTATCGCCTTTATTCACAATTTTAATGGCGACGATTTTGTTTTTGTATCTGGGGGAAAGAAGACAATCAATAAAACAACAAAATCGGGAACGAATTAACAATTTGGATCGATATTCGTCGTTAATTGCGATTTGCGAACTACAATGACTTACTTGCCCTCGTATACTTTGCCATGAGCACCCTCGCCGATCTTCGGACCAACGAAAAGAAGCTTCGGATCGATTACCCACTTCGCTTCCAAACTAAACTCGCTTGCGGAGAAAAATGCATTTTCAGATCCCATATTCTTTGAGGATTTTTATCGAACACCTTACAGGCAAAATGTTCAAGAacacatttttttaaaacctAGGCTAGACCCACAGCATAAATAAACAAACCCACAAACAAGATCAACTAGCAGACTTAAAAGGTTCACTTCAGCTTTAATGGCAGTGACCCATACTGTGAGAtcagacacacacagacacacatacAGAATTAAAAATATGAAATCGGATTGCCTTTGTTTGGGAGACAAAGCATAAAACCCCCCATGTTCATTAAGACAAGAAACTAACCCCACGACTTAAATAAACCTTAAAAGACCCATTACGATAAGCTCTGAGCAAGATCAATGGGTTCTTGTAAAGAATTAAAATTCTGGAGTAAATGAGAGAGGGTTTGAGAGTATTTAATTGGAAGTTTGGTTGAGTTATCGATCTGCAAAGAAAAAGGAAAGGAATTGGGTAAATTTGTGTCAGACAGAATCGTGTGTGCATTATCTTAGTGATTAAAATATTTAGGGAGAAAATGGAAGATGAGATGCGTAAACCCGAAAGATTTGGGGTTTTGATGCCATTTGATTGAGAGATGGTGCAGGTTTTATAGTGGAATTTTTATACTAAAATAATACACACGCATTATCAACGGGTACCCATAATTTAATAGACTATTATCGATTATAATGGGTTTTATTATTTTGTATTAACATAAACAAGCTATATTATTTATTCATAATCAAATGATGGTTGTTTATCAAAAGTTAATATAGAAACTGAATTcttcttttttatttaaaaaaaaaaaaaaactaattgtgagactcatgtataatataggttaattttaaaaaaattgatataaaaatctaaatattttataactttaaATATATacgaaaaaataagaaaaataataaattattaaaattgaaatgtttttttttatattttaaatttaaataaataaacaaaagaaattaataagctttaatttgagaattttgaaattagaagataactccattaataaaattgatatttatttataccttatttattataattattatattaaaatattatattaaatttaataaaataaaaatgtccataaaatgacatgtgaaaaaaaaataattcaaaataaccaaataATTACATTTGTCAAATTAAATGAGAATATgacatataacaaaaaaaaacctttcatttattagagttgAGAAATTACAActgttattttttaaatataacatgcATTCCTTTTATATATAGATATTAGAAAATTAGAATACTCAAAATGTAAACGAATGTGTCTTTAATTTAACTGAAATAACAAAACTAATAGACTATAAAAACTTAATAAATATCGGGAAAGTATAACTTTAtatcaaaattaaaaatataattttattaaaaaaatactaGTCCATACATTACAATTATTTACTatgaaatttcattttttaaaaacaatttataAGAATATTATCGTTAATATTATATAACATATATTTCTTCAATATATAACggttagtgtgtgtctatatatatatatatatatatatatatatatatatatatatatatatatatatatatatatatatatatatatatatatatatatatatatatatatgagattcaATAGATAATCATAATTAACCAacgaaccaaggaaccaatcgtgAGCATCAGAAATCATAACGATCAACGGCCAAGGAAATAAATGTACACTTTCACATTGGACGCACACACACCGGATAATACCAAAAAATCCACccattgcaaaaaaaaaaagccacaactttttttcgtttaaaatttttttaggccatgttttttatcaaaaaaaaaccgaatataccgttgtttataatttttcgtcctctttccatagagatcaatgattatatataaaaaacgatttttttttgaaaaaaactcacttcattttctttaatgaaaaaagttaaggtctattttttatagaaaaaaattaataaatatatcaaaattcatattttcgtactttttatagaaaaaaactaataaatatatcatatTGTGAACttgttcagattcatattgtaaACATGTTCAGATTCACGTTGTGAACCtcctcagattcacagtgtgtataataataaatcagattcacaatgtgaatctacactgatcgAGGGTTTTTTTTGTGAACCttctcagattcacagtgtgcataatattaattcagattcacaatgtgaatctgaactgttcgagatttttcatattgtgaatgttaaaaattgaaatatttacagtttagattcacagtgtgaatctacactgttcGAGGTTTTTTTATCGGTGTTGATGTTaattaatagagtacaaaaaattaatatttttggtataattagttttttttatataaaaaaaacttaaatattgaaaaaaataagaaaattaagtgggtctttttcgaaaaaaaaaaaaagttcgttttttatatatcatcatggatctctatggaaagatgacgaaaaatcgtgaacaacagTATATTcggattttttttcgataaaaaacttggcctaaaaaaattttaatgaaaaaaagGAAGTGGTTTTGTTATACTCCGGTACATGTACGTCTATTATAAAAATTTACAACCCTTCATTTTgccgttgatcgctttaaattccGACGCTTTAGATTGGTTTCTTGGTTCcttgattaataatggttctctattgaacttttccctgtatatatatatatatatatatatatatatatatatatatatatatatatatatatatatatatatatatatatatatatatatggttaggattaaatgtgaatcACAAATATAGTGTGAATGTGTGACTAAATTCTAACCATTAGATTGAAAAAAGTGAAAGGATGTGATCATAGGGTACATGGTATTAACATAGACTATCATTTACTATATAACTACACTTAAGTAGTTATAAATGCATTTTATTAAGAGAGAGAAATGAGAAATACATGTATCTTAATTAATAATAATCGaattttaaaaatacaaataattttttttatacgtTTGAGAATTCAATTTccatttttatcattataattcttaaagaatatatGTTTTTATTGGAGATTGCTTTGATCATTACCAAGAATATAAATCAATTTTCATTCTTATCATTttaattcttgaagaataagtttttattgGAGATTGTTTTGAATGTCTCAGGAATATAATTTTATTTCAATTCTTATCATTCTAATTCTTGAAGAATATTTCATAAATTACAAGTTCATATataatattctttaagaataataGTTATACTcttgaaaaaataaaatacattcttaaagaataagaaATTATATACACTTAGATAACTAACATTTTGGcagaataatataatatttttgaaaaaataaaatacattctttaagaataatacatgaaagaaataaaataaagtcTTAAGGAATAACATAACATTCCTCAAACAAGCATGCACATGATGTTTTGTTCTTGCACTGTCTGTCATCAAGTGAAGTTTTGGATTACTTAGGTGGTACAGGTTCATAACTTGTTGGTAGAAAGCATTGTTTTCCAATCATGTGACAACAATGTAGCATATTTAATTGGTATAAAACGTAATACAAAATTCATGTCGGCAAAGTAGTAAGCCTAAGTAATAAGATTTTACACAACATTTTGAAGAATACACAAACTTCTATATTACATTACTTAAGAATTTATTTGTAACGTATACTACATTCTTTGTACAATATGCAAAAAAATATActacattctttaagaatatgtaTTTCAAAAGGCCAAATTGAAATACGAAAACCTTACCTTCTTCTCTATTGTTCATCACTTTTTATCACATTTGTTCATCTTTAACCAACCAACAAAACCTGAAACATTTTTTGAAATCATCAAGGACAAAAACAAATTGTGTGTAATATACTTCTACATTCTAAATAATACATGAAGACCTGAAATTTTTTTGTAAAAAGCACATGAATACCTGAAAAAAAAATTGTGCCATCTTCAAGGAACAAAACCACTTGGAGAATAGAAATTGATTAGACCATAGCGAAAAAACTACAATTAAATATATCTTGATGCAAGTGTATACAAAGTATGCATTTTTATACCCAATTTTGTTGATCAATCTCAATGGGCAATTCAACAAACACCTTATATGCATCTAAATCAAATGCTAActataaaatcaaaaaatcagtAAAATATTTCcatcaaacaaacaaaataatCAATCACACTTGAGAAGTAAGAGTATAAAATAACTATCACAATTgtttatgaaattaaaaataataatgtaATATACCAAAAAGAGATGGCATGCAGTCGATTTTGGGAAGAGAAGTAGCAGTAACAAAGAAGAATCAAATGAGAAAAGCATCCTTACATTGAAACTGGTTAAGAACGATAGGTATTGTGCAAACAATAGAGGAATATATCAACCGTTTGTTCTTTAGGGACCAACAAAACGCAATCTGATACCATGTTTAACAAcaccaaaaaaattcaaaacctgTATTGAAGACATTCAATCGTATTTTGATAACCTGCTTTGGGCTATAGGTTTTAATTTCCGGATGATCGGAAAAATTAGTGTTTTGGGTCGGATGCGTTGTTCTGTGAGTTGAAGACGATGATGGTTGATGTATGGTTACAATTTATGAAACTGATATTCCAATTTTATAGGAATATTAATTAATATGTTTGTTTTACTATATTTATGTATAGTTAAAATTCCTATTATAACTTTATCAAATGATTGGTCTAGAAATGgttatacattcacacaatacttgatggttatatatgatcctaactctctctctctctctctctctctctctatatatatatatatatatatatatatatatatatatatatatatacacacacacacacacaaacacacacacacacacacacacatatatatatatatatatatatatatatatatatatatatatatatatatatatatatatatgtggtgaGGTTCGATAGAAAACTATTATTAACcaatgaatcaattttttttgcaaattttaGAACttcttttttatcaaaaaaaattacagaaattcataactttttatcttttttccaatgatatcaaattcgataaaaaaaaaagttactttTTTCGTCAAATTCATAGTGTGAATCGCTACACATTCACAGTGTAAACCTAAATTCACACGGTGCATTCGAAAAATATAtaaacattcacaatgtgaagtattgaattttgatatatttttttcgataaagaataagttctaaaacttaaaaaaaaaattggttcgtTGGAGAACCATTAATAATGGTCCTCTACTAAaatttccaatatatatatatatatatatatatatatatatatatatatatatatatatatatatatatatatatatatatatatatatatatatatatatatatatatataagatttaggtttaagttctatggaaaacaaaaaacactaataattataaaaatgcataaaaaaatacttagagattacaaaactttttttgactttataaatGAAAAAATCATAGGTTTTTACTAAAATTCGAtgaaaattttttgaaaaaaaaattgatttttttttcagcaAATTTTAGTAAAAACCTGCGATATTTTCatatataaagtcaaaaaaagatttttgatctctaaatatttttttattcatttttatgatttttagtgtttttttgttttccatataacccttccttatatatatatatatatatatatatatatatatatatatatatatatatatatatatatatatatatatatatatatatatatatatatatatatatatatatgtctttcTTCAATTTTCAAGGCGTCACTTTTGTAATTAaatcaaaagttataaaataatattcatataaatcaaaaaatagttacaaacaattaaaaaaactCACTAACCGACACCACTCACCACCCAACCAACACCACCCACGACCACTACCTACCACTCATCACCACCACCTACaacccaccaaccaccaccactaaCTACCACCACCATTACCAACAATTCATCACCATAACAAACAACCCACTACCACCACCCACGACCTCCACCCGTCACCACCtatcacccaccaaaaccaccaccaccatcaccaccacccctaCCACCAACACCACCCGCCTCCATCACCCATCACTACCACTGGCGCACCACTACCATTACCCATCACCCAACAAAACCACCAACACCACCCGCCAACCACCACACATCACCACCACCCATCTCTACCGCCTACCACCACCCACCCATTAACACCACCCGACACTAATACACTCTCATcaccacccacccaccaccaccactcgCCTCCACCACTTAtcaccaccacctatcaccaccaccaccactatccGCCACCACCAACCATCACtacacaccaccaccaccacccccacccTCACCACCCACCATCACCACTCCCACTATCACCACCCATCACCCATGGTTATCATCCTCACCACTACCTACTACCCATTACAACCACCATCCCCAACACCCACCACATAATAAcacccaccaaccaccaccatcaCTTATCACCTATCACCACCCACAAAACACCACCACTACccatcacccaccaccaccacccacaatcctccatgtgattatatgtatatgatcacatatgatttatttgggCAAAAAAATATATCTTGTGtgcattaatcatatgtgattaaatagatataatcacatgtgattcattatATGAAAATAACTATTgaacaaaaaatatgaaaatgaaaCTTATCCatcttaatcatatgtgattatattcaCGAGAGCACctattgaatcaagaacatgaaaacaaatcttttcacataaatcatatgtgattaaatacatgtaatcacatgtgattaaatacacaagacCAACTActgaattaaaaaaacaaaaataaatattgtccacacaaatcatatgtgattaaatacatataatcacatgtgattatatgtacctaatcacatatgatttatgtggacaagattcattatttctttctcgattcaatagatgtgctcatgtacttaatcatatatgattatatgtatcaaatcacatatgatttttgtTGATAATATTCGTTTTTTTCATTTCCGGTTCAATCTTTTTTCTCATGtagttaatcatatgtgattgtatgtatttaatcacatatgattaatgtgaaaaagaaaaattattgaatcgaaaacatgaaaatgaatcttttgtacataaatcatatgtgactaaatgtaTGGACAAGATTTATTTtgttcatataaatcatatgtgattagatacaagtaatcatatgtgattaaatatatctaatcacatatgattaaaatgGACAAAAATTTGTTTTTACTTATCTTTGAGTTGAATTACTTCCCATTTTCTATTTATATTTTACCTATAATAACATTCAATATTTTTCATATTAGTTAATTAGCCTTATAGACATTTTCTTATAATACAATTTAACCTGTTGGATTATGTTTACAAGatttgattcaatagttgttcttgtgcatttaatcacatgttattatatgtatttaatcacatatgatttatatggacaagatttattttcacattttttattcaatatttttctcatgcatttaatcatatgtgattataaatattttattacatatgattaatgtgggcAAGATTTGTTTTCACGTTATCGATTTAATAGTTGTCTTCGTGTATTTAAtcagatgtgactatatgtatttaatcacatgtgatttatatagacaaaatTTGTTTTCGTTTTCTCGATTCAATACTTATTatcatatatttaatcacatgtgattatatgtattaatcacatatgattatatttatttagaaaaatagtaattatatttatatgataTCTCTTACAAAATATTGTAGAAACACtcttttctatttataaaatacaACCTTACGAACTAACATCATCTTTAATCTATATAATTTCATTGGTCTTGTTTATTACCCAAAATTTAAATAAGCCTAACAATTAAATGTATTAATCAGATATCATGGATCAACAAAAAAAATGATGTTCCATCCAAATATTAAACCCATTAAAGTTATCCCAAAATTTAGCATGttcaacccaaataatatttgacCTAAATTCTTAAGTTAAAAAATCAAAAGTTCTAACCTACCTTATCAGATGCATGAAAGTTTCAAAGAGTTGATTTTCTGGCGCCTTGTTCCTTTCTAACGAGTCTTTCTTCTTCGACGAAACTGTACACTCAAATGCATATCGCAACAGCAACACGATGTTGGGAAGCAGAAAATAACGAATTTAGAGTCCATCAACAGATCACACTCGTCGATTTCGTTCCGCTACTTGATTGCCTCCCCACCCTGACATACATATCGCCGATGAAAACCTTAGGTAACATTAGTTTTGTCATTTCGATCTCCTCATCACCGCTCATCGATCAAGAAACAGAATCCTTGTATGATCGATCGAACTGTCTGAAAATCCTCAAATACCGGTTGGACCACACGGAGGCTCATCACGATAACCATTACTTGCTTTTCAGCTGCTGGAATTGAAATGAGGCTATGAGATTTCCCAAATCTTACCTCTGAACCGACAATATTTGATTTTGGTGAAGATTTCTCCAAATTCCTGATGTGTTTTGTAGAGATGAGGAACAAGATCTGGTGAAACTAGATATGGGAGGCGTTTTGGAGGAGAAAACGATGTGAAGCAGATTCGTAGAAAACAGCATTCCAGCGGTTTTACCGGCGGCCTAGCGGTGCCGGTGGTCCAGTGTTTAACGGTGTTTGGGGTGTGATAAAGTAATGTAGCGGTTAGGTGggggtattttatttatattcaaaataataatatttttgaataataaaaaaattgttaaatatataaataaactcGCTTTTTAAAATAAGTAGTCCAAATTTATACTCAAATGTTCTCACAATAAGAAATGTCCTCGATTGAAcgcacttatatatatatatatatatatatatatatatatatatatatatatatatatatatatatatatatatatattgtaacaccgaaaatttcaaaacaatttttcatttaaaaataatcgtttaattgttaaaaacactttgcttaaaatctcattcataatcgaattacaaaacataactccattttcacttgcataataaaccaggatcctcaaaacatgactctttctctggtgtgtacaatcgagccggtgccgtcccgtgatcctgagagaaacctgaaacacataacacaaaacactgtaagcacgaagcttagtgagttccccaaaataccacacataacacatattagccactcgaggctataactctgtgggtccgtggaccctactctatgaaccctctggttctagctctgtgaaccttccggttctaactctgggaaccttccggttctaactctgtaaacatgcacaacataaaccacatagaaataatgcagttcaacacatagcatacaaatactctgtcacataaatctggttacctactcaaggtaaagtatagtgagaagactcacctcgcgtatctcgataactcgcaaatcccggaaatcactcgcgctcgatcctccgagctataatcctcctataacacaatatatctctaattaacactttcacaactaaggttgactacccctatcaagtcaacaccggtcaactctggtcaacggtcaactttgaccggactcggcgagtgcactagagcgactcggcgagtctatacgtgttcactgactccctaggatcctctcttgacacgttgagtacttccctgactcgacgagttccacctggcatgaatcgcggggccaccacgactcaactcgccgagtctcaagaacaactcggcgagttccagcttgactcagtccactagtcaaccctctctgactctccctgaatcactgagtcaacccttaactcggtaagaccactcgctgagtggttatggacaatcttcatgctactcgccgagtctgttcttcggactcggcgagtctaagccatgcatgaactcaaactcactcctgaggtcagatctgttccagtaactcatagatccagtccttccaagcacatttatcacgtaaagttacaatcttggtgctcatgcaaaggtccaaaggccttatttgatgatatggtctctagaatgctattctaagctcatggcctccattaacactcataaagtgttgggtagcgtagctttttgatgtattgcgtccattgggctcggttaatagtccaagttttgttactccggtttgggcctgtccaaccgtgagctgatagggtttaatataaatatatatgcttgcatacatattaggttaacgatctagaagacAATAGAGATTACGATAGATCACAGATTttacttcatcgttcttgtaaaccctaaatcctctacagtagaagttctttatcgagctctgctgaggattattgattaatcattcgacactctttgatccattattgtgttcttgctgtttactcgtttattattttacctgttttaaagatctaatcgatcttcaagttagtttttaactcatcaattggtatcagagcaggaggctgtgtaaatcatacacttcttttctgtgaaaaaggtttctattagggttattccgcatttactgatatttattgagctgtcatcccataattgacgtaactcga includes:
- the LOC111909416 gene encoding serine/threonine-protein kinase STY13 — encoded protein: MGSENAFFSASEFSLEAKWVIDPKLLFVGPKIGEGAHGKVYEGKYKNKIVAIKIVNKGDTPEEIAKIEGRFVREVAMLSKVQHKNLVKFIGACKEPVMVVVTELLTGGTLRKYLVNMRPNGLETRVAIGFALDIARAMECLHSHGIIHRDLKPENLLLTSDHKSVKLADFGLAREESLTEMMTAETGTYRWMAPELYSTVTLRHGEKKHYNHKVDAYSFAIVLWELIHNKLPFEGMSNLQAAYAAAFKNVRPSADDLPEDLAIIVTSCWKEDPNARPNFTQIIQMLLHYLSNNTQMGPTSIPPRIFTSQNTIFSPESPGTSTLMGAKDESVETPKTPVGNSPRGLFSCFYQCC